The following are from one region of the Equus asinus isolate D_3611 breed Donkey chromosome 27, EquAss-T2T_v2, whole genome shotgun sequence genome:
- the IKBKB gene encoding inhibitor of nuclear factor kappa-B kinase subunit beta isoform X2 has protein sequence MSWSPSLPTQTCGAWEMKERLGTGGFGNVIRWHNQETGEQIAIKQCRQELSPRNRERWCLEIQIMRRLNHPNVVAARDVPEGMQNLAPNDLPLLAMEYCQGGDLRKYLNQFENCCGLREGAILTLLSDIASALRYLHENRIIHRDLKPENIVLQQGEQRLIHKIIDLGYAKELDQGSLCTSFVGTLQYLAPELLEQQKYTVTVDYWSFGTLAFECITGFRPFLPNWQPVQWHSKVRQKSEVDIVVSEDLNGTVKFSSSLPYPNNLNSILAQRLERWLQLMLMWHPRRRGTDPEYGPNGCFKALDDILNLKLVHILNMVTGTIHTYPVTEDESLQSLKARIQHDTGIPEEDQELLQEAGLALIPDKPATQCISDGKLNEGRTLDMDLVFLFDNSKIAYETQISPRPQPESVSCILQEPKRSLSFFQLRKVWGQVWHSIQTLKEDCSRLQQGQRAAMMNLLRNNSCLSKMKNSMASMSQQLKAKLDFFKTSIQIDLEKYSEQTEFGITSDKLLLAWREMEQAVELCGRENEVRHLVERMMALQTDIVDLQRSPMGRKQGGTLDDLEEQARELYRRLREKPRDQRTDGDSQEMVRLLLQAIQGFEKKVRVIYTQLSKTVVCKQKALELLPKVEEVVSLMNEDEKTVVRLQEKRQKELWNLLKIACSKVRGPVSGSPDSMNASRLSHSGQLVSQPSTTPDSLPESAKKSEELVAEAHSLCTQLENAIQDTMKDQDQSLRSLDWSWLQTEDNEQHSLEQAS, from the exons GAAACAGGTGAGCAGATCGCCATCAAGCAGTGCCGGCAGGAGCTCAGTCCCCGGAATCGAGAGCGGTGGTGCCTGGAGATCCAGATCATGAGAAG GCTGAACCACCCCAATGTGGTGGCTGCCCGGGATGTCCCCGAGGGGATGCAGAACTTGGCTCCCAATGACTTGCCCCTGCTGGCCATGGAGTACTGCCAGGGAGGAGACCTCCGCAAG TACCTGAAccagtttgagaactgctgtggCCTGCGGGAAGGAGCCATCCTCACCTTGCTGAGTGACATTG CCTCTGCGCTTAGATACCTTCATGAAAACAGAATCATCCATCGGGATCTAAAGCCAGAGAACATCGTCCTGCAGCAAGGAGAGCAAAGA TTAATACACAAAATTATTGACCTAGGATATGCCAAGGAGCTGGATCAGGGCAGTCTTTGTACTTCCTTTGTGGGGACCCTGCAGTACCTG GCCCCAGAGCTGCTGGAGCAGCAGAAGTACACCGTGACCGTGGACTACTGGAGCTTCGGCACCTTGGCTTTCGAATGCATCACAGGCTTCCGGCCCTTCCTCCCCAACTGGCAGCCCGTGCAGTG GCATTCCAAAGTCCGGCAGAAGAGTGAGGTGGACATTGTTGTTAGTGAAGATCTGAATGGAACAGTGAAGTTTTCAAGCTCTTTACCCTACCCCAACAACCTTAACAG CATCCTGGCACAGCGACTGGAGAGGTGGCTGCAGCTAATGCTAATGTGGCACCCCAGGAGAAGGGGCACTGACCCCGAGTATGGGCCCAACGGCTGCTTCAAGGCCCTGGACGACATCCTAAACTTAAAG CTGGTTCACATCTTGAACATGGTCACAGGCACCATTCACACCTATCCCGTGACAGAGGACGAGAGTCTGCAAAGCTTGAAGGCCAGAATCCAGCATGACACAGGAATCCCTGAGGAGGACCAGGAGCTGCTGCAAGAGGCAGGTCTGGCCTTGATCCCTGACAAGCCTGCCACTCAGTGTATTTCAGACGGCAAG CTAAATGAGGGCCGCACACTGGACATGGATCTCGTTTTTCTTTTTGACAACAGTAAAATCGCCTATGAGACTCAGATCTCCCCAAGGCCCCAACCTGAAAGTGTCAGCTGTATCC TGCAAGAGCCCAAGAGGAGCCTGTCTTTCTTCCAGCTGAGGAAGGTGTGGGGCCAGGTCTGGCACAGCATCCAGACCCTGAAGGAGGACTGTAGCCGGCTGCAGCAGGGCCAGCGAGCTGCCAT GATGAATCTCCTCCGGAATAACAGCTGCCTCTCCAAGATGAAGAATTCCATGGCTTCCATGTCTCAGCAGCTCAAGGCCAAGTTGGACTTCTTCAAAACCAGCATCCAGATTGACCTGGAGAAGTACAGTGAGCAGACTGAGTTTGGGATCA catCAGATAAACTGCTGCTGGCCTGGAGGGAGATGGAGCAGGCCGTGGAGCTCTGTGGGCGG GAGAATGAGGTGAGACATCTGGTGGAGCGGATGATGGCGCTGCAGACCGACATTGTGGACTTGCAGAGGAGTCCAATGGGCCGGAAGCAGGGGGGGACGCTGGACGACCT AGAAGAGCAGGCGAGGGAGCTTTACAGGAGACTAAGGGAAAAGCCGAGAG ACCAGCGGACTGACGGGGACAGTCAGGAAATGGTACGGCTGCTACTTCAGGCAATCCAAGGCTTCGAGAAGAAAGTGCGAGTGATTTACACGCAGCTCAG TAAAACTGTGGTTTGCAAGCAGAAGGCTCTGGAATTGTTGCCCAAGGTGGAAGAGGTGGTGAGTTTAATGAATGAGGATGAGAAGACTGTGGTTCGGCTTCAGGAGAAGCGGCAGAAGGAGCTCTGGAATCTCCTGAAGATCGCTTGT AGCAAGGTCCGTGGTCCTGTCAGTGGAAGCCCAGATAGCATGAATGCTTCTCGCCTTAGTCACTCTGGTCAGTTGGTGTCACAGCCTTCCACCACCCCCGACAGCCTACCTGAATCAGCCAAGAAAAG TGAAGAACTGGTGGCCGAAGCACATAGTCTCTGCACTCAGCTGGAAAATGCAATACAAGACACCATGAAAGATCAGGACCAGAGTTTGAGG TCTCTAGACTGGAGCTGGTTACAGACGGAGGACAA
- the IKBKB gene encoding inhibitor of nuclear factor kappa-B kinase subunit beta isoform X6, translated as MRRLNHPNVVAARDVPEGMQNLAPNDLPLLAMEYCQGGDLRKYLNQFENCCGLREGAILTLLSDIASALRYLHENRIIHRDLKPENIVLQQGEQRLIHKIIDLGYAKELDQGSLCTSFVGTLQYLAPELLEQQKYTVTVDYWSFGTLAFECITGFRPFLPNWQPVQWHSKVRQKSEVDIVVSEDLNGTVKFSSSLPYPNNLNSILAQRLERWLQLMLMWHPRRRGTDPEYGPNGCFKALDDILNLKLVHILNMVTGTIHTYPVTEDESLQSLKARIQHDTGIPEEDQELLQEAGLALIPDKPATQCISDGKLNEGRTLDMDLVFLFDNSKIAYETQISPRPQPESVSCILQEPKRSLSFFQLRKVWGQVWHSIQTLKEDCSRLQQGQRAAMMNLLRNNSCLSKMKNSMASMSQQLKAKLDFFKTSIQIDLEKYSEQTEFGITSDKLLLAWREMEQAVELCGRENEVRHLVERMMALQTDIVDLQRSPMGRKQGGTLDDLEEQARELYRRLREKPRDQRTDGDSQEMVRLLLQAIQGFEKKVRVIYTQLSKTVVCKQKALELLPKVEEVVSLMNEDEKTVVRLQEKRQKELWNLLKIACSKVRGPVSGSPDSMNASRLSHSGQLVSQPSTTPDSLPESAKKSEELVAEAHSLCTQLENAIQDTMKDQDQSLRSLDWSWLQTEDNEQHSLEQAS; from the exons ATGAGAAG GCTGAACCACCCCAATGTGGTGGCTGCCCGGGATGTCCCCGAGGGGATGCAGAACTTGGCTCCCAATGACTTGCCCCTGCTGGCCATGGAGTACTGCCAGGGAGGAGACCTCCGCAAG TACCTGAAccagtttgagaactgctgtggCCTGCGGGAAGGAGCCATCCTCACCTTGCTGAGTGACATTG CCTCTGCGCTTAGATACCTTCATGAAAACAGAATCATCCATCGGGATCTAAAGCCAGAGAACATCGTCCTGCAGCAAGGAGAGCAAAGA TTAATACACAAAATTATTGACCTAGGATATGCCAAGGAGCTGGATCAGGGCAGTCTTTGTACTTCCTTTGTGGGGACCCTGCAGTACCTG GCCCCAGAGCTGCTGGAGCAGCAGAAGTACACCGTGACCGTGGACTACTGGAGCTTCGGCACCTTGGCTTTCGAATGCATCACAGGCTTCCGGCCCTTCCTCCCCAACTGGCAGCCCGTGCAGTG GCATTCCAAAGTCCGGCAGAAGAGTGAGGTGGACATTGTTGTTAGTGAAGATCTGAATGGAACAGTGAAGTTTTCAAGCTCTTTACCCTACCCCAACAACCTTAACAG CATCCTGGCACAGCGACTGGAGAGGTGGCTGCAGCTAATGCTAATGTGGCACCCCAGGAGAAGGGGCACTGACCCCGAGTATGGGCCCAACGGCTGCTTCAAGGCCCTGGACGACATCCTAAACTTAAAG CTGGTTCACATCTTGAACATGGTCACAGGCACCATTCACACCTATCCCGTGACAGAGGACGAGAGTCTGCAAAGCTTGAAGGCCAGAATCCAGCATGACACAGGAATCCCTGAGGAGGACCAGGAGCTGCTGCAAGAGGCAGGTCTGGCCTTGATCCCTGACAAGCCTGCCACTCAGTGTATTTCAGACGGCAAG CTAAATGAGGGCCGCACACTGGACATGGATCTCGTTTTTCTTTTTGACAACAGTAAAATCGCCTATGAGACTCAGATCTCCCCAAGGCCCCAACCTGAAAGTGTCAGCTGTATCC TGCAAGAGCCCAAGAGGAGCCTGTCTTTCTTCCAGCTGAGGAAGGTGTGGGGCCAGGTCTGGCACAGCATCCAGACCCTGAAGGAGGACTGTAGCCGGCTGCAGCAGGGCCAGCGAGCTGCCAT GATGAATCTCCTCCGGAATAACAGCTGCCTCTCCAAGATGAAGAATTCCATGGCTTCCATGTCTCAGCAGCTCAAGGCCAAGTTGGACTTCTTCAAAACCAGCATCCAGATTGACCTGGAGAAGTACAGTGAGCAGACTGAGTTTGGGATCA catCAGATAAACTGCTGCTGGCCTGGAGGGAGATGGAGCAGGCCGTGGAGCTCTGTGGGCGG GAGAATGAGGTGAGACATCTGGTGGAGCGGATGATGGCGCTGCAGACCGACATTGTGGACTTGCAGAGGAGTCCAATGGGCCGGAAGCAGGGGGGGACGCTGGACGACCT AGAAGAGCAGGCGAGGGAGCTTTACAGGAGACTAAGGGAAAAGCCGAGAG ACCAGCGGACTGACGGGGACAGTCAGGAAATGGTACGGCTGCTACTTCAGGCAATCCAAGGCTTCGAGAAGAAAGTGCGAGTGATTTACACGCAGCTCAG TAAAACTGTGGTTTGCAAGCAGAAGGCTCTGGAATTGTTGCCCAAGGTGGAAGAGGTGGTGAGTTTAATGAATGAGGATGAGAAGACTGTGGTTCGGCTTCAGGAGAAGCGGCAGAAGGAGCTCTGGAATCTCCTGAAGATCGCTTGT AGCAAGGTCCGTGGTCCTGTCAGTGGAAGCCCAGATAGCATGAATGCTTCTCGCCTTAGTCACTCTGGTCAGTTGGTGTCACAGCCTTCCACCACCCCCGACAGCCTACCTGAATCAGCCAAGAAAAG TGAAGAACTGGTGGCCGAAGCACATAGTCTCTGCACTCAGCTGGAAAATGCAATACAAGACACCATGAAAGATCAGGACCAGAGTTTGAGG TCTCTAGACTGGAGCTGGTTACAGACGGAGGACAA
- the IKBKB gene encoding inhibitor of nuclear factor kappa-B kinase subunit beta isoform X1, whose translation MSWSPSLPTQTCGAWEMKERLGTGGFGNVIRWHNQETGEQIAIKQCRQELSPRNRERWCLEIQIMRRLNHPNVVAARDVPEGMQNLAPNDLPLLAMEYCQGGDLRKYLNQFENCCGLREGAILTLLSDIASALRYLHENRIIHRDLKPENIVLQQGEQRLIHKIIDLGYAKELDQGSLCTSFVGTLQYLAPELLEQQKYTVTVDYWSFGTLAFECITGFRPFLPNWQPVQWHSKVRQKSEVDIVVSEDLNGTVKFSSSLPYPNNLNSILAQRLERWLQLMLMWHPRRRGTDPEYGPNGCFKALDDILNLKLVHILNMVTGTIHTYPVTEDESLQSLKARIQHDTGIPEEDQELLQEAGLALIPDKPATQCISDGKLNEGRTLDMDLVFLFDNSKIAYETQISPRPQPESVSCILQEPKRSLSFFQLRKVWGQVWHSIQTLKEDCSRLQQGQRAAMMNLLRNNSCLSKMKNSMASMSQQLKAKLDFFKTSIQIDLEKYSEQTEFGITSDKLLLAWREMEQAVELCGRLFHQENEVRHLVERMMALQTDIVDLQRSPMGRKQGGTLDDLEEQARELYRRLREKPRDQRTDGDSQEMVRLLLQAIQGFEKKVRVIYTQLSKTVVCKQKALELLPKVEEVVSLMNEDEKTVVRLQEKRQKELWNLLKIACSKVRGPVSGSPDSMNASRLSHSGQLVSQPSTTPDSLPESAKKSEELVAEAHSLCTQLENAIQDTMKDQDQSLRSLDWSWLQTEDNEQHSLEQAS comes from the exons GAAACAGGTGAGCAGATCGCCATCAAGCAGTGCCGGCAGGAGCTCAGTCCCCGGAATCGAGAGCGGTGGTGCCTGGAGATCCAGATCATGAGAAG GCTGAACCACCCCAATGTGGTGGCTGCCCGGGATGTCCCCGAGGGGATGCAGAACTTGGCTCCCAATGACTTGCCCCTGCTGGCCATGGAGTACTGCCAGGGAGGAGACCTCCGCAAG TACCTGAAccagtttgagaactgctgtggCCTGCGGGAAGGAGCCATCCTCACCTTGCTGAGTGACATTG CCTCTGCGCTTAGATACCTTCATGAAAACAGAATCATCCATCGGGATCTAAAGCCAGAGAACATCGTCCTGCAGCAAGGAGAGCAAAGA TTAATACACAAAATTATTGACCTAGGATATGCCAAGGAGCTGGATCAGGGCAGTCTTTGTACTTCCTTTGTGGGGACCCTGCAGTACCTG GCCCCAGAGCTGCTGGAGCAGCAGAAGTACACCGTGACCGTGGACTACTGGAGCTTCGGCACCTTGGCTTTCGAATGCATCACAGGCTTCCGGCCCTTCCTCCCCAACTGGCAGCCCGTGCAGTG GCATTCCAAAGTCCGGCAGAAGAGTGAGGTGGACATTGTTGTTAGTGAAGATCTGAATGGAACAGTGAAGTTTTCAAGCTCTTTACCCTACCCCAACAACCTTAACAG CATCCTGGCACAGCGACTGGAGAGGTGGCTGCAGCTAATGCTAATGTGGCACCCCAGGAGAAGGGGCACTGACCCCGAGTATGGGCCCAACGGCTGCTTCAAGGCCCTGGACGACATCCTAAACTTAAAG CTGGTTCACATCTTGAACATGGTCACAGGCACCATTCACACCTATCCCGTGACAGAGGACGAGAGTCTGCAAAGCTTGAAGGCCAGAATCCAGCATGACACAGGAATCCCTGAGGAGGACCAGGAGCTGCTGCAAGAGGCAGGTCTGGCCTTGATCCCTGACAAGCCTGCCACTCAGTGTATTTCAGACGGCAAG CTAAATGAGGGCCGCACACTGGACATGGATCTCGTTTTTCTTTTTGACAACAGTAAAATCGCCTATGAGACTCAGATCTCCCCAAGGCCCCAACCTGAAAGTGTCAGCTGTATCC TGCAAGAGCCCAAGAGGAGCCTGTCTTTCTTCCAGCTGAGGAAGGTGTGGGGCCAGGTCTGGCACAGCATCCAGACCCTGAAGGAGGACTGTAGCCGGCTGCAGCAGGGCCAGCGAGCTGCCAT GATGAATCTCCTCCGGAATAACAGCTGCCTCTCCAAGATGAAGAATTCCATGGCTTCCATGTCTCAGCAGCTCAAGGCCAAGTTGGACTTCTTCAAAACCAGCATCCAGATTGACCTGGAGAAGTACAGTGAGCAGACTGAGTTTGGGATCA catCAGATAAACTGCTGCTGGCCTGGAGGGAGATGGAGCAGGCCGTGGAGCTCTGTGGGCGG CTTTTTCATCAGGAGAATGAGGTGAGACATCTGGTGGAGCGGATGATGGCGCTGCAGACCGACATTGTGGACTTGCAGAGGAGTCCAATGGGCCGGAAGCAGGGGGGGACGCTGGACGACCT AGAAGAGCAGGCGAGGGAGCTTTACAGGAGACTAAGGGAAAAGCCGAGAG ACCAGCGGACTGACGGGGACAGTCAGGAAATGGTACGGCTGCTACTTCAGGCAATCCAAGGCTTCGAGAAGAAAGTGCGAGTGATTTACACGCAGCTCAG TAAAACTGTGGTTTGCAAGCAGAAGGCTCTGGAATTGTTGCCCAAGGTGGAAGAGGTGGTGAGTTTAATGAATGAGGATGAGAAGACTGTGGTTCGGCTTCAGGAGAAGCGGCAGAAGGAGCTCTGGAATCTCCTGAAGATCGCTTGT AGCAAGGTCCGTGGTCCTGTCAGTGGAAGCCCAGATAGCATGAATGCTTCTCGCCTTAGTCACTCTGGTCAGTTGGTGTCACAGCCTTCCACCACCCCCGACAGCCTACCTGAATCAGCCAAGAAAAG TGAAGAACTGGTGGCCGAAGCACATAGTCTCTGCACTCAGCTGGAAAATGCAATACAAGACACCATGAAAGATCAGGACCAGAGTTTGAGG TCTCTAGACTGGAGCTGGTTACAGACGGAGGACAA
- the IKBKB gene encoding inhibitor of nuclear factor kappa-B kinase subunit beta isoform X5, translated as MRRLNHPNVVAARDVPEGMQNLAPNDLPLLAMEYCQGGDLRKYLNQFENCCGLREGAILTLLSDIASALRYLHENRIIHRDLKPENIVLQQGEQRLIHKIIDLGYAKELDQGSLCTSFVGTLQYLAPELLEQQKYTVTVDYWSFGTLAFECITGFRPFLPNWQPVQWHSKVRQKSEVDIVVSEDLNGTVKFSSSLPYPNNLNSILAQRLERWLQLMLMWHPRRRGTDPEYGPNGCFKALDDILNLKLVHILNMVTGTIHTYPVTEDESLQSLKARIQHDTGIPEEDQELLQEAGLALIPDKPATQCISDGKLNEGRTLDMDLVFLFDNSKIAYETQISPRPQPESVSCILQEPKRSLSFFQLRKVWGQVWHSIQTLKEDCSRLQQGQRAAMMNLLRNNSCLSKMKNSMASMSQQLKAKLDFFKTSIQIDLEKYSEQTEFGITSDKLLLAWREMEQAVELCGRLFHQENEVRHLVERMMALQTDIVDLQRSPMGRKQGGTLDDLEEQARELYRRLREKPRDQRTDGDSQEMVRLLLQAIQGFEKKVRVIYTQLSKTVVCKQKALELLPKVEEVVSLMNEDEKTVVRLQEKRQKELWNLLKIACSKVRGPVSGSPDSMNASRLSHSGQLVSQPSTTPDSLPESAKKSEELVAEAHSLCTQLENAIQDTMKDQDQSLRSLDWSWLQTEDNEQHSLEQAS; from the exons ATGAGAAG GCTGAACCACCCCAATGTGGTGGCTGCCCGGGATGTCCCCGAGGGGATGCAGAACTTGGCTCCCAATGACTTGCCCCTGCTGGCCATGGAGTACTGCCAGGGAGGAGACCTCCGCAAG TACCTGAAccagtttgagaactgctgtggCCTGCGGGAAGGAGCCATCCTCACCTTGCTGAGTGACATTG CCTCTGCGCTTAGATACCTTCATGAAAACAGAATCATCCATCGGGATCTAAAGCCAGAGAACATCGTCCTGCAGCAAGGAGAGCAAAGA TTAATACACAAAATTATTGACCTAGGATATGCCAAGGAGCTGGATCAGGGCAGTCTTTGTACTTCCTTTGTGGGGACCCTGCAGTACCTG GCCCCAGAGCTGCTGGAGCAGCAGAAGTACACCGTGACCGTGGACTACTGGAGCTTCGGCACCTTGGCTTTCGAATGCATCACAGGCTTCCGGCCCTTCCTCCCCAACTGGCAGCCCGTGCAGTG GCATTCCAAAGTCCGGCAGAAGAGTGAGGTGGACATTGTTGTTAGTGAAGATCTGAATGGAACAGTGAAGTTTTCAAGCTCTTTACCCTACCCCAACAACCTTAACAG CATCCTGGCACAGCGACTGGAGAGGTGGCTGCAGCTAATGCTAATGTGGCACCCCAGGAGAAGGGGCACTGACCCCGAGTATGGGCCCAACGGCTGCTTCAAGGCCCTGGACGACATCCTAAACTTAAAG CTGGTTCACATCTTGAACATGGTCACAGGCACCATTCACACCTATCCCGTGACAGAGGACGAGAGTCTGCAAAGCTTGAAGGCCAGAATCCAGCATGACACAGGAATCCCTGAGGAGGACCAGGAGCTGCTGCAAGAGGCAGGTCTGGCCTTGATCCCTGACAAGCCTGCCACTCAGTGTATTTCAGACGGCAAG CTAAATGAGGGCCGCACACTGGACATGGATCTCGTTTTTCTTTTTGACAACAGTAAAATCGCCTATGAGACTCAGATCTCCCCAAGGCCCCAACCTGAAAGTGTCAGCTGTATCC TGCAAGAGCCCAAGAGGAGCCTGTCTTTCTTCCAGCTGAGGAAGGTGTGGGGCCAGGTCTGGCACAGCATCCAGACCCTGAAGGAGGACTGTAGCCGGCTGCAGCAGGGCCAGCGAGCTGCCAT GATGAATCTCCTCCGGAATAACAGCTGCCTCTCCAAGATGAAGAATTCCATGGCTTCCATGTCTCAGCAGCTCAAGGCCAAGTTGGACTTCTTCAAAACCAGCATCCAGATTGACCTGGAGAAGTACAGTGAGCAGACTGAGTTTGGGATCA catCAGATAAACTGCTGCTGGCCTGGAGGGAGATGGAGCAGGCCGTGGAGCTCTGTGGGCGG CTTTTTCATCAGGAGAATGAGGTGAGACATCTGGTGGAGCGGATGATGGCGCTGCAGACCGACATTGTGGACTTGCAGAGGAGTCCAATGGGCCGGAAGCAGGGGGGGACGCTGGACGACCT AGAAGAGCAGGCGAGGGAGCTTTACAGGAGACTAAGGGAAAAGCCGAGAG ACCAGCGGACTGACGGGGACAGTCAGGAAATGGTACGGCTGCTACTTCAGGCAATCCAAGGCTTCGAGAAGAAAGTGCGAGTGATTTACACGCAGCTCAG TAAAACTGTGGTTTGCAAGCAGAAGGCTCTGGAATTGTTGCCCAAGGTGGAAGAGGTGGTGAGTTTAATGAATGAGGATGAGAAGACTGTGGTTCGGCTTCAGGAGAAGCGGCAGAAGGAGCTCTGGAATCTCCTGAAGATCGCTTGT AGCAAGGTCCGTGGTCCTGTCAGTGGAAGCCCAGATAGCATGAATGCTTCTCGCCTTAGTCACTCTGGTCAGTTGGTGTCACAGCCTTCCACCACCCCCGACAGCCTACCTGAATCAGCCAAGAAAAG TGAAGAACTGGTGGCCGAAGCACATAGTCTCTGCACTCAGCTGGAAAATGCAATACAAGACACCATGAAAGATCAGGACCAGAGTTTGAGG TCTCTAGACTGGAGCTGGTTACAGACGGAGGACAA
- the IKBKB gene encoding inhibitor of nuclear factor kappa-B kinase subunit beta isoform X4, giving the protein MSWSPSLPTQTCGAWEMKERLGTGGFGNVIRWHNQETGEQIAIKQCRQELSPRNRERWCLEIQIMRRLNHPNVVAARDVPEGMQNLAPNDLPLLAMEYCQGGDLRKYLNQFENCCGLREGAILTLLSDIASALRYLHENRIIHRDLKPENIVLQQGEQRAPELLEQQKYTVTVDYWSFGTLAFECITGFRPFLPNWQPVQWHSKVRQKSEVDIVVSEDLNGTVKFSSSLPYPNNLNSILAQRLERWLQLMLMWHPRRRGTDPEYGPNGCFKALDDILNLKLVHILNMVTGTIHTYPVTEDESLQSLKARIQHDTGIPEEDQELLQEAGLALIPDKPATQCISDGKLNEGRTLDMDLVFLFDNSKIAYETQISPRPQPESVSCILQEPKRSLSFFQLRKVWGQVWHSIQTLKEDCSRLQQGQRAAMMNLLRNNSCLSKMKNSMASMSQQLKAKLDFFKTSIQIDLEKYSEQTEFGITSDKLLLAWREMEQAVELCGRENEVRHLVERMMALQTDIVDLQRSPMGRKQGGTLDDLEEQARELYRRLREKPRDQRTDGDSQEMVRLLLQAIQGFEKKVRVIYTQLSKTVVCKQKALELLPKVEEVVSLMNEDEKTVVRLQEKRQKELWNLLKIACSKVRGPVSGSPDSMNASRLSHSGQLVSQPSTTPDSLPESAKKSEELVAEAHSLCTQLENAIQDTMKDQDQSLRSLDWSWLQTEDNEQHSLEQAS; this is encoded by the exons GAAACAGGTGAGCAGATCGCCATCAAGCAGTGCCGGCAGGAGCTCAGTCCCCGGAATCGAGAGCGGTGGTGCCTGGAGATCCAGATCATGAGAAG GCTGAACCACCCCAATGTGGTGGCTGCCCGGGATGTCCCCGAGGGGATGCAGAACTTGGCTCCCAATGACTTGCCCCTGCTGGCCATGGAGTACTGCCAGGGAGGAGACCTCCGCAAG TACCTGAAccagtttgagaactgctgtggCCTGCGGGAAGGAGCCATCCTCACCTTGCTGAGTGACATTG CCTCTGCGCTTAGATACCTTCATGAAAACAGAATCATCCATCGGGATCTAAAGCCAGAGAACATCGTCCTGCAGCAAGGAGAGCAAAGA GCCCCAGAGCTGCTGGAGCAGCAGAAGTACACCGTGACCGTGGACTACTGGAGCTTCGGCACCTTGGCTTTCGAATGCATCACAGGCTTCCGGCCCTTCCTCCCCAACTGGCAGCCCGTGCAGTG GCATTCCAAAGTCCGGCAGAAGAGTGAGGTGGACATTGTTGTTAGTGAAGATCTGAATGGAACAGTGAAGTTTTCAAGCTCTTTACCCTACCCCAACAACCTTAACAG CATCCTGGCACAGCGACTGGAGAGGTGGCTGCAGCTAATGCTAATGTGGCACCCCAGGAGAAGGGGCACTGACCCCGAGTATGGGCCCAACGGCTGCTTCAAGGCCCTGGACGACATCCTAAACTTAAAG CTGGTTCACATCTTGAACATGGTCACAGGCACCATTCACACCTATCCCGTGACAGAGGACGAGAGTCTGCAAAGCTTGAAGGCCAGAATCCAGCATGACACAGGAATCCCTGAGGAGGACCAGGAGCTGCTGCAAGAGGCAGGTCTGGCCTTGATCCCTGACAAGCCTGCCACTCAGTGTATTTCAGACGGCAAG CTAAATGAGGGCCGCACACTGGACATGGATCTCGTTTTTCTTTTTGACAACAGTAAAATCGCCTATGAGACTCAGATCTCCCCAAGGCCCCAACCTGAAAGTGTCAGCTGTATCC TGCAAGAGCCCAAGAGGAGCCTGTCTTTCTTCCAGCTGAGGAAGGTGTGGGGCCAGGTCTGGCACAGCATCCAGACCCTGAAGGAGGACTGTAGCCGGCTGCAGCAGGGCCAGCGAGCTGCCAT GATGAATCTCCTCCGGAATAACAGCTGCCTCTCCAAGATGAAGAATTCCATGGCTTCCATGTCTCAGCAGCTCAAGGCCAAGTTGGACTTCTTCAAAACCAGCATCCAGATTGACCTGGAGAAGTACAGTGAGCAGACTGAGTTTGGGATCA catCAGATAAACTGCTGCTGGCCTGGAGGGAGATGGAGCAGGCCGTGGAGCTCTGTGGGCGG GAGAATGAGGTGAGACATCTGGTGGAGCGGATGATGGCGCTGCAGACCGACATTGTGGACTTGCAGAGGAGTCCAATGGGCCGGAAGCAGGGGGGGACGCTGGACGACCT AGAAGAGCAGGCGAGGGAGCTTTACAGGAGACTAAGGGAAAAGCCGAGAG ACCAGCGGACTGACGGGGACAGTCAGGAAATGGTACGGCTGCTACTTCAGGCAATCCAAGGCTTCGAGAAGAAAGTGCGAGTGATTTACACGCAGCTCAG TAAAACTGTGGTTTGCAAGCAGAAGGCTCTGGAATTGTTGCCCAAGGTGGAAGAGGTGGTGAGTTTAATGAATGAGGATGAGAAGACTGTGGTTCGGCTTCAGGAGAAGCGGCAGAAGGAGCTCTGGAATCTCCTGAAGATCGCTTGT AGCAAGGTCCGTGGTCCTGTCAGTGGAAGCCCAGATAGCATGAATGCTTCTCGCCTTAGTCACTCTGGTCAGTTGGTGTCACAGCCTTCCACCACCCCCGACAGCCTACCTGAATCAGCCAAGAAAAG TGAAGAACTGGTGGCCGAAGCACATAGTCTCTGCACTCAGCTGGAAAATGCAATACAAGACACCATGAAAGATCAGGACCAGAGTTTGAGG TCTCTAGACTGGAGCTGGTTACAGACGGAGGACAA